From a single Mycosarcoma maydis chromosome 2, whole genome shotgun sequence genomic region:
- a CDS encoding putative translationally-controlled tumor protein has protein sequence MKLFTDIISNDEMCSDGYEMKLVEDVVYEVDAAKIVVSDGDVDIGANPSAEEAAEALENGAEQVINIVHSFRLQSTQFDKKSYLAYLKGYMKSVKAKLAESNPDRVPAFEKGAAAFAKKIVGSFNDWEFFTGESMDPEGMVALLNYREDGVTPYLVFWKDGLRETKI, from the exons ATGAAG CTCTTCACCGACATTATCTCCAACGATGAGATGTGCTCCGACGGATACGAGAtgaagctcgtcgaagaTGTCGTTTACGAggtcgatgctgccaagattGTCGTTTCGGATGGCGATGTCGACATTGGCGCCAACCCTTCCGCCGAGGAAGCCGCTGAGGCTCTCGAGAACGGTGCCGAGCAGGTGATCAACATTGTGCACTCGTTCCGTCTTCAGTCGACCCAGTTCGACAAGAAGTCTTACCTGGCCTACCTTAAGGGCTACATGAAGTCggtcaaggccaagcttgccgagTCGAACCCCGACCGTGTACCGGCATTCGAGAAGGGCGCTGCCGCCTTTGCCAAGAAGATCGTCGGCTCGTTCAACGACTGGGAGTTCTTCACCGGCGAGTCCATGGACCCCGAGGGTATGGTCGCTCTCCTCAACTACCGCGAGGACGGCGTTACCCCCTACCTCGTCTTCTGGAAGGACGGCTTGCGCGAGACCAAGATCTAA
- a CDS encoding putative AAA family ATPase SEC18, which yields MAGFLRGGGSGGAGYGRVSSGAGGSNPYGDGGSNPYTSASSGRQAAAGYGGGGAGFGGAGFSAGDVGNTHRSSGAAGYRGGGAGFSGGAGGAGYGSEKAPPQRVPRNGHLIVKCPEQLIQSNCIVVNAQEWGSTQYVLVNGMNVFTATSDTTGTIQPGTLGTALLQRQWAGLSFPGDVVQAESYDPFAFGNSVYLGSIDIEVAYLSKGEVAPQAYDTDEMAKRFTRAFENHIFTVGQLLVFEFKGMNMKAVVTGVDVVELHEIQGGNNAPPGKHGASHQSQSDRGILIAQTQVNFAAAQNGGVKLKASANRPPPNAILQPNFKFEDMGVGGLDKEFANIFRRAFASRIFPPALVEKLGIQHVKGMVLYGPPGTGKTLLARQIGKMLNAREPKIVNGPEVFNKYVGGSEENVRKLFADAEAEQKAKGDESQLHIIILDELDAMVRQRGSGGAGATSAGDNVVNTLLAKLDGVEQLNNILVIGMTNRLDMIDEALLRPGRLEVHVEVSLPDEFGRRQILNIHTSKMRSNGVMDSDVNIDELAALTKNFSGAEIAGLIKSATSFAFNRHVKVGTMAGISNDVENMKVQHQDFLNALEEVKPAFGVAEEELSQVVQNGIMHFAPHIDVILRDGHLRVEQVRTSQRTPLVTVLLHGPPGSGKTALAATIAIASDYPFIKLISPESMIGMGDAQKINYLNKVFNDAYKSPMSIIVIDNIEKIVEWVRIGPRFSNSVLQALAVLLGKRPPKDKRLLVLATTSNRTMLHEMEMLNAFIAEIRVPNITSLRSVDHVVRQMQLFDNENDIQRCQQLLAQAGLGEEGRLNIGIKKLLSEIEMARLDNDPADRLASSLSSVQSTAIDVDIDVGLN from the coding sequence ATGGCAGGGTTTCTCAGAGGCGGTGGCTCCGGTGGCGCCGGCTACGGTAGAGTCAGCAGCGGCGCAGGAGGAAGCAACCCTTATGGCGACGGTGGCAGCAATCCCTATACGTCTGCTTCATCTGGACGACAAGCTGCGGCGGGCTatggcggtggaggagcaGGCTTTGGTGGTGCTGGTTTCTCAGCAGGTGACGTTGGCAATACACATCGCTCCAGCGGCGCTGCAGGTTATcgcggtggtggagctggCTTCTCGGGCGGCGCGGGCGGTGCTGGCTATGGCTCGGAAAAAGCACCACCCCAACGTGTTCCTCGCAACGGCCATCTCATCGTCAAGTGCCCCGAGCAGCTCATCCAATCCAACTGCATCGTTGTCAATGCCCAGGAATGGGGTTCCACGCAATACGTGCTTGTCAACGGTATGAACGTCTTCACCGCTACATCCGATACAACAGGCACGATCCAACCGGGCACGCTTGGCACAGCACTGCTGCAACGACAGTGGGCTGGTCTTTCTTTCCCCGGTGACGTCGTTCAGGCCGAGAGCTACGATCCGTTCGCGTTCGGAAACAGCGTCTATCTgggcagcatcgacatcgaGGTGGCCTACCTGAGCAAAGGAGAGGTCGCGCCGCAAGCATATGATACCGATGAGATGGCCAAGCGATTTACGCGCGCCTTCGAGAACCATATTTTCACCGTTGGCCAGCTGCTCGTGTTCGAGTTCAAAGGCATGAACATGAAGGCTGTTGTCACAGGTGTggatgtcgtcgagctgcacgaGATCCAAGGAGGCAACAACGCACCGCCCGGCAAGCATGGCGCGTCTCACCAAAGTCAATCCGACCGTGGCATTTTGATTGCTCAGACCCAAGTCAACTTCGCTGCCGCACAGAATGGTGGAGTCAAGCTTAAGGCTTCCGCCAACCGTCCCCCGCCCAACGCAATCTTGCAACCGAACTTCAAATTTGAGGATATGGGTGTTGGCGGTCTCGACAAGGAGTTCGCCAACATCTTTCGACGAGCTTTTGCCTCTCGAATTTTCCCGCCGGCGCTCGTTGAAAAGCTTGGCATCCAGCACGTCAAGGGTATGGTGCTCTATGGCCCTCCTGGTACCGGTaagacgctgcttgctcgccagATTGGAAAGATGCTTAACGCTCGCGAGCCCAAGATTGTCAATGGTCCCGAAGTGTTCAACAAGTACGTCGGTGGTAGTGAGGAAAACGTCCGCAAGCTCTTTGCCGATGCAGAGGCAGAGCAAAAGGCCAAGGGAGACGaatcgcagctgcacatTATCAtccttgacgagctcgatgcaaTGGTAAGACAGCGTGGCTCCGGCGGAGCGGGTGCCACCTCAGCGGGCGACAACGTCGTCAACACGCTTCTTGCCAAGCTTGACGGTGTCGAACAGCTTAACAACATTCTTGTAATCGGTATGACGAACCGACTCGACATGATCGACGAAGCACTCCTCCGTCCCGGTCGTCTTGAGGTGCACGTCGAAGTCAGCCTGCCCGATGAGTTTGGCCGTCGCCAGATTCTCAACATTCACACAAGCAAGATGCGCTCCAACGGCGTCATGGACAGCGACGTCAATATTGACGAGCTGGCTGCCCTAACCAAGAACTTTTCTGGTGCCGAGATTGCTGGTCTCATCAAGTCTGCCACTTCCTTCGCTTTCAATCGCCACGTCAAGGTGGGGACCATGGCTGGTATTTCAAACGACGTCGAGAACATGAAGGTGCAGCACCAGGACTTCTTGAATGCGCTAGAAGAAGTCAAGCCGGCCTTCGGTGTcgccgaagaggagctATCGCAAGTGGTGCAAAACGGCATCATGCATTTTGCCCCACATATTGACGTAATTCTCCGCGATGGTCACCTTCGTGTCGAGCAAGTACGTACGTCGCAGCGAACACCACTCGTCACCGTCTTGCTGCACGGCCCTCCCGGCTCGGGTAAGactgcgcttgctgccacCATTGCGATTGCCTCTGACTATCCTTTCATAAAGCTCATTTCGCCCGAAAGCATGATCGGAATGGGCGATGCACAAAAGATCAACTACCTCAACAAGGTGTTCAACGATGCTTACAAGTCACCCATGTCGATCATTGTGATTGACAACATCGAAAAGATTGTCGAGTGGGTGCGCATCGGCCCTCGATTCTCCAACTCGGTACTTCAGGCGCTTGCTGTTCTGCTGGGCAAGCGACCACCCAAGGACAAGCGActgttggtgctggcgACAACGTCGAACAGAACCATGCTGcacgagatggagatgcTCAACGCCTTTATTGCCGAGATTCGGGTGCCCAACATTACGTCGCTCAGGAGCGTTGATCATGTGGTGCGACAGATGCAGCTGTTCGACAACGAGAACGATATCCAGAGATGCCAGCAATTGCTGGCCCAGGCTGGATTGGGCGAGGAGGGTCGACTCAACATTGGCATTAAGAAGTTGCTgtccgagatcgagatggccCGACTCGACAACGATCCTGCAGACCGACTtgcctcgagcttgtcgagcgtgcAGAGCACGGCCATTGATGTAGACATTGACGTGGGGCTCAACTAG
- a CDS encoding uncharacterized protein (related to diadenosine hexaphosphate (Ap6A) hydrolase), producing the protein MSGGGSPLRPVTKRKNAGSTRFSDASRSSPIVYRDEQETNELDHRSHGSKFSRTVKPRAVAVAIPIEILPSSSETSTVTAERLRIHLVSSRKHSGKYVLPKGGVETGETSRQAAVRELWEEAGLIGEPHPSSAAASISHTAPADLIIDDHKPHKNSPAVHAGDQGFVPRARYTGHEVLLAAEDAVREDWPEARQRQRKSFTVQEAEKALDWRKDIHAIFKRWAAGVPHDT; encoded by the exons atgagtggAGGAGGGTCACCTTTACGCCCAGTCACGAAACGTAAGAACGCAGGGTCCACTCGATTCTCTGATGCGTCTCGTTCCTCTCCAATCGTGTAtcgcgacgagcaggagACCAACGAGCTAGATCATCGAAGCCATGG ATCCAAGTTTTCTCGCACAGTCAAGCCGAGAGCGGTGGCAGTAGCCATCCCAATCGAGATCCTTccctcgagctcggaaaCCTCAACAGTCACCGCAGAGAGGCTTCGTATCCACCTCGTTTCCTCTCGCAAGCATTCTGGAAAGTACGTGTTACCGAAAGGCGGAGTCGAGACCGGCGAGACCTCACGTCAAGCGGCGGTTCGAGAGCTGTGGGAAGAAGCGGGTCTCATCGGCGAACCTCACCCTTCCAGTGCTGCAGCTTCAATTTCGCACACCGCACCAGCGGACTTGATCATCGACGATCATAAGCCACACAAAAACAGTCCTGCAGTTCACGCGGGTGACCAAGGCTTCGTTCCCCGAGCAAGGTACACGGGTCATGAGGTGCTCCTGGCGGCAGAAGATGCCGTCCGCGAAGATTGGCCAGAAGCACGCCAACGTCAGAGGAAATCGTTTACCGTTCAAGAAGCGGAGAAGGCGCTAGACTGGCGTAAAGACATTCATGCCATTTTTAAGCGGTGGGCTGCAGGCGTACCTCATGACACATAG
- a CDS encoding type 2C protein phosphatase PTC5 (related to PTC5 - putative 2C protein phosphatase (PP2Cs)) gives MVGAQRWLQRSASGVSRCWHSSTVGSSVSTSPATTTASSALTQHKLCPLSARPAQLRSLPFSTASSSLNSPASPRPPSSTSSSSSSSSAASGSGSSQWKPPPPPPSASTAASRKQSRKEWLLVGVAGSAAAVGSWYYWSNIRPRHQANKAAAAALAANSAPFSLTAESRTSFSIPTRQAQAGGPTNKVINTLTNAEVDRRLTENQRSTRVDRPQGACLVARYDTNSVASNDPIEDKRAEVIVERDRAIADRRPSSSSTSPVSPNSNTATGSANGDLCFFAVMDGHAGFHTSTLLSQKLIAFVALELDKVFREAGEYAEIAKAKSAMPSKLWRTIVGGGPGASPSRGLDGDPEVVKRAIAKAFRGLDKEIVNTPVELLKEYELSLASTSSSSVAPEGGAGNTRSLSSLAHSIFPSSINAAFTATQKSAYESILPALSGSCALLTYIDSARQDVYVACTGDSRAVAGYWDEDSGKWEVEALSVDQTGRNPDEVRRMRSEHPASESENVIQRGRVLGGLEPTRAFGDARYKWDRELQGRLYDAFLPGGRASTRGPPRGLETPPYVTATPAVEWRRVGETSSSPNRELRFIIMATDGLWDMMSNEEAVSLVAGHLAGIKGTIRSSELQRHTFQPIDKLHSLPSTSMTISISQDDQTVSTPIRTASSDEQRELAVSKQHPLSKGPESLRTFQFQDENLSTHLIRNALGGANQQRVAGLLAIPAPESRRYRDDITVNVILFNSPASIPAQSQLAATQSADDSTASPIKAKL, from the coding sequence ATGGTTGGCGCACAGCGGTGGTTGCAGAGAAGCGCCTCGGGCGtctctcgctgctggcaCTCCTCTACAGTCGGCTCCTCCGTCTCGACCAGCCCGGCAACGACGACAGCATCCTCAGCGCTGACTCAGCATAAGCTTTGTCCGTTGTCGGCTCGTCCGGCTCAACTGCGGTCATTGCCATTCTCAACAGCTTCTAGTTCATTGAACTCTCCTGCTTCACCTCGACCCCCTTCGTCAACATCTTCAAGctcatcttcgtcttcaGCTGCTTCCGGGTCAGGCTCTTCTCAGTGGAAgccgccaccgcctccaccgTCTGCGTCGACTGCCGCTTCTCgcaagcaatcacgaaaagAGTGGCTTCTCGTCGGTGTCGCTGGTTCCGCTGCCGCAGTGGGCTCTTGGTATTATTGGTCCAACATCCGTCCACGCCATCAAGCCAACAAggcggctgcagctgcacttGCTGCCAATTCCGCCCCCTTCTCTCTGACTGCAGAGAGCAGGACATCCTTCTCGATCCCCACACGACAAGCACAGGCTGGCGGTCCCACTAACAAGGTGATTAACACACTCACCAACGCCGAGGTCGACCGGCGTCTTACCGAAAACCAACGCAGCACCCGCGTCGACCGTCCCCAGGGTGCCTGCCTCGTTGCCCGCTATGATACCAACTCTGTTGCCAGTAACGATCCTATCGAGGACAAGCGCGCCGAGGTAATTGTTGAACGAGATCGTGCCATTGCCGATCGTCGaccctcgtcctcttccactTCGCCCGTTTCTCCGAACTCCAACACAGCTACTGGTAGCGCCAATGGCGATCTTTGCTTCTTCGCCGTCATGGACGGCCATGCTGGATTTCATACCAGTACGCTGCTCAGCCAGAAGCTCATCGCCTTTGTTGCTCTGGAACTGGACAAGGTCTTCAGGGAAGCGGGCGAGTATGCCGAGATTGCAAAAGCCAAATCGGCGATGCCCAGCAAGCTTTGGCGTACCATCGTGGGCGGCGGCCCTGGCGCAAGTCCAAGCAGAGGCCTAGATGGCGATCCGGAAGTGGTCAAGAGAGCCATCGCCAAAGCCTTTCGTGGTCTTGACAAGGAAATCGTCAACACGcccgtcgagctgctcaaggagTACGAGCTGAGCCTCGCCTCCActtcttccagctcggTTGCACCCGAAGGTGGAGCAGGCAACACACGAAGCCTCAGCTCTCTCGCCCACAGCATCTTTCCCAGCTCGATCAACGCCGCCTTCACCGCTACGCAGAAGAGCGCCTACGAGAGCATCCTTCCAGCCCTCTCCGGCAGCTGTGCGCTGCTGACCTACATTGATTCAGCCCGTCAGGATGTGTACGTTGCTTGCACCGGTGACTCTCGTGCTGTTGCCGGCTACTGGGACGAGGACTCGGGCAAGTGGGAGGTAGAGGCGCTGTCCGTGGATCAAACCGGTCGCAACCCAGATGAAGTGAGACGCATGCGCTCCGAGCACCCCGCCTCGGAATCCGAGAACGTCATCCAACGTGGTCGCGTGCTCGGAGGACTCGAGCCCACCCGCGCGTTTGGGGATGCCAGGTACAAATGGGATCGCGAGCTTCAAGGCCGGCTTTACGACGCCTTCTTGCCCGGTGGCCGTGCGTCGACACGTGGTCCACCTCGTGGCCTCGAGACCCCACCTTATGTCACAGCGACACCCGCGGTGGAATGGCGCAGGGTGGGTGAaacgagctcgagcccAAATCGCGAGCTTCGCTTCATCATCATGGCCACTGACGGCTTGTGGGATATGATGAGTAATGAAGAGGCTGTCAGCCTGGTTGCCGGCCACCTCGCTGGTATCAAGGGCACAATTCGATCGTCGGAGCTGCAAAGACACACGTTCCAGCCCATCGACAAGTTGCACTCGTTAccctcgacctcgatgaCTATCTCTATTAGCCAGGATGATCAGACTGTCTCTACTCCAATTCGAACTGCATCATCtgatgagcagcgagagctGGCAGTGTCTAAGCAACATCCACTCTCAAAGGGACCCGAATCGTTGCGAACGTTTCAATTTCAGGATGAAAACCTATCGACGCATCTGATCCGCAACGCGCTCGGCGGTGCCAACCAGCAACGAGTCGCAGggctgctcgccatccCTGCCCCCGAAAGCCGAAGGTATCGCGACGACATTACCGTCAATGTGATTCTTTTCAACTCTCCGGCGTCAATTCCGGCTCAGTCACAGTTGGCAGCTACGCAGAGCGCTGACGATTCAACTGCGTCCCCGatcaaagccaagcttTGA
- a CDS encoding uncharacterized protein (related to AXL2 - required for axial pattern of budding) has product MRSISLLTWLFLAATAAQAAVRVERPVHAQLPTIARFGRPYSWSFAADTFVDTNATAPLLYNVSGLPPWAEFEPGSLSISGIPPIPENGRSRENNTITLTATNPKTKSSASTLFNLITMNGTGPIVNQPLSQQLLNATSLGAKSILPSGAQLLPLGWSFSIGFAGDTFTSDSHRVYLSAALADGSPLPDWMHFDQTVTLWGLAPTDVRTAGSFYTVVVTASDVAGYAGVNSSLQVVVSGAQLIQAAPFPLINATAGQSFQSVLPLDSIVDSSGVPVNTSLLSLTANTSFVGPWLAFNEATHTFSGTPPFNLTQAEPLIITVPITLTNSSRQDARAVPTSARIIVFPSSFSVSSLPDVQVTPGKVFEIELGQYIRSSQTPPKVTLDPPSANQWVNFDPSTMLLSGTAPKNDIERVQVNLSIGSEDPSSHRYESTQSFTISPLSSSGSPTPLPAPGRSAAEGPSKSSSSASSTGGFASSAATFDSSSGGLSSKAKFAIAASLGGVGGLIVLILLMVCCRRHCAAEDRHFRGAHPDDTRSDFEKHYNGDGLDDDRTLADERSPRFGWASLGPVGKKSGKGKKEDEESSPYLDPYAALAAAGYSSADRSPFSDAMTLAPSDEGHGQRVSNHNTGQMVTTLANVRPGGISTTTGSAFAPTPAFTITNPSPLAVEKPRRSSVLNLFNRMPKISKSGRSINSLSAEASLQHESGLNGVRADLARPISIGLGLEGMVERDLSQMTTSKSLAARSSWESNLFYDDTMDRGVSTSAAPSTPERRRSEAMRTETLSLDSPLEVPVRRTLASAPMRHRNAHISTSPAFNLAAGFESSPGHDEDVSQDLSNVTASVGHTRHQRGGGGSLDLNDAVVGFARKVNMEPTRTVPPPQQVSIQHGQRDLSQHLEKYMHRAPQRGSSAPPVDDDDPFEDAEDDPTAAATMQATAENTKRNSAASYVPDLAGAETAAVRYPDSRRSSAISGVVDAASTPIRSRVAVSMYSEDGQRGPTVRAVRQSTGPLPPSPVIPGASNHAVSGDSEGAQTPIRASRTIAATGTAEAGAASTETRRPWSGSSSTSLGAPLFQTPQSTATPSRTRASHNPTPSFSHHRSDSSARSGDAPPPSISTPWTSVRSHSVTVRPGEMIRISALSGTAAPPMVGGAPGSPGKRSGRKLSYHPVLQDEKYFEYYNTWPEFLHWLRWDDRMQELSGTVPPKFGPTPLSLKLAILARPSGGAPPSPSPNSSPTKFGTRTSYGHARTGSNASNASSMVGVAGSEYEVAAIVLLNIQKLAPSTPGKAKIL; this is encoded by the coding sequence ATGCGGTCAATTTCGCTCCTAACTTGGCTGTTTCTCGCGGCGACAGCGGcgcaagctgctgtgcgCGTGGAACGTCCAGTCCACGCACAGCTTCCAACCATTGCCAGATTTGGGCGACCATACTCATGGTCCTTCGCAGCAGACACTTTTGTCGATACCAACGCGACGGCGCCTCTTCTTTACAATGTCAGCGGTCTTCCTCCATGGGCCGAATTTGAACCTGGAAGCCTCTCAATCTCTGGTATACCGCCCATACCAGAAAATGGACGATCTCGTGAGAACAACACAATCACCCTCACCGCTACAAATCCGAAGACCAAGAGCAGTGCTTCTACGCTGTTCAACTTGATAACAATGAATGGCACTGGtccaatcgtcaatcaaCCACTTTCCCAACAGTTGCTCAACGCAACATCACTTGGTGCCAAATCCATCTTGCCCTCCGGAgcacagctgctgcctttGGGCTGGTCCTTCTCCATCGGGTTTGCAGGAGACACATTCACTTCCGACAGTCATCGCGTCTATCTCTCAGCGGCACTCGCCGATGGGTCGCCTTTACCTGATTGGATGCATTTTGATCAGACTGTCACACTGTGGGGCCTGGCTCCGACGGACGTTCGCACCGCAGGCAGCTTTTATACTGTGGTTGTCACCGCTAGCGATGTGGCAGGATATGCAGGTGTCAACAGCTCGCTGCAGGTGGTAGTGAGCGGTGCTCAGCTCATTCAGGCAGCACCGTTCCCACTCATCAATGCGACAGCTGGACAATCTTTCCAATCCGTACTCCCACTtgacagcatcgtcgactCTAGTGGTGTCCCTGTCAATACGTCCTTGCTGAGTTTGACTGCCAATACCAGCTTTGTCGGTCCTTGGCTCGCTTTTAACGAGGCTACGCACACCTTCTCTGGAACACCACCGTTCAATCTCACCCAAGCCGAGCCTTTGATTATCACTGTGCCGATAACGCTGACCAATTCAAGCAGACAAGATGCACGCGCTGTCCCTACCTCGGCACGCATCATTGTCTTCCCTTCCTCTTTCTCGGTGTCGTCTTTGCCCGACGTTCAGGTCACGCCCGGCAAGGTGTTTGAGATCGAGTTGGGTCAGTATATCCGGTCAAGTCAAACGCCTCCAAAGGTCACCCTGGATCCACCCTCGGCAAATCAGTGGGTTAACTTTGATCCCTCCACAATGCTGCTTTCAGGCACTGCTCCCAAGAACGATATCGAGAGAGTACAGGTCAACCTTTCAATAGGATCGGAAGATCCGAGTAGTCACCGATACGAATCCACCCAGAGCTTCACCATCAGCCCGTTGTCGTCATCTGGGTCGCCTACACCGCTTCCTGCACCGGGACGAAGCGCAGCTGAAGGGCCTAGCAAATCTTCGTCTTCAGCCAGCTCGACAGGCGGATTCGCTTCATCCGCTGCTACCTTCGATTCAAGCTCTGGCGGTCTGAGTAGCAAAGCCAAGTTCGCTATTGCAGCTTCCTTGGGTGGTGTTGGAGGTCTTATCGTGCTCATTTTGCTCATGGTCTGCTGTCGTCGTCACTGCGCGGCTGAGGACCGCCACTTCCGAGGCGCACATCCCGATGATACGCGCTCCGACTTCGAGAAGCACTATAACGGCGATGGGCTTGACGACGACCGAACATTGGCCGACGAGCGATCACCCCGATTTGGATGGGCGAGTCTTGGTCCAGTAGGTAAGAAGTCcggcaagggcaagaaagaggacgaagaaTCCAGTCCCTATCTCGATCCCTATGCAgccttggctgctgcaggtTATTCTTCGGCAGATCGATCTCCATTTTCAGATGCAATGACTCTGGCTCCCTCAGATGAGGGCCATGGACAAAGAGTCTCGAATCACAATACCGGCCAAATGGTCACGACGCTGGCGAATGTGAGGCCAGGAGGGATTTCAACTACTACCGGTTCTGCTTTCGCACCAACACCCGCTTTCACTATTACTAATCCTTCGCCACTGGCAGTCGAAAAGCCAAGGCGGAGCTCGGTTCTCAACCTGTTCAACAGAATGCCCAAGATATCCAAGTCTGGTCGATCTATCAACAGCCTCTCCGCTGAAGCTTCCCTTCAGCATGAAAGCGGCCTGAATGGGGTTCGGGCTGATCTGGCTCGACCGATCTCGATCGGACTGGGCCTCGAGGGAATGGTAGAGCGTGACTTGTCCCAAATGACCACTTCCAAGAGCCTTGCTGCCCGTAGCAGCTGGGAGTCAAATCTGTTCTATGACGACACCATGGATCGAGGGGTCAGCACTTCAGCGGCGCCAAGCACTCCAGAACGACGTCGCAGCGAGGCGATGCGTACCGAAACTCTTAGCCTTGATTCTCCACTCGAGGTTCCGGTCCGTCGCACCTTGGCATCTGCCCCAATGCGTCATAGAAATGCACACATCAGCACTTCACCTGCATTCAACCTCGCTGCTGGGTTCGAAAGCTCGCCGGGCCACGACGAAGATGTATCGCAGGATCTTTCGAACGTGACCGCCAGTGTCGGACACACCCGACACCAaagaggcggtggaggatCTCTTGACTTGAATGACGCTGTCGTTGGATTTGCTCGAAAAGTCAACATGGAACCAACGCGCACAGTTCCTCCACCTCAACAGGTCAGCATTCAACACGGGCAGCGTGATCTCTCCCAGCATCTGGAAAAATACATGCACAGAGCTCCCCAAAGAGGCTCCTCTGCTCCACCTgtggacgacgatgatccGTTTGAGGATGCCGAGGATGACCcgactgcagctgccacgATGCAGGCCACCGCGGAAAACACCAAAAGAAATTCAGCAGCCAGTTACGTTCCCGACCTGGCTGGCGCCGAGACGGCAGCCGTCAGGTATCCTGACAGCCGACGGAGCTCTGCGATTTCAGGGGTAGTAGACGCCGCTTCAACCCCTATACGTAGCAGAGTAGCTGTTTCTATGTACAGTGAGGATGGTCAGCGAGGTCCGACAGTACGAGCGGTAAGACAGTCGACCGGACCATTGCCCCCTTCGCCCGTCATTCCTGGCGCATCAAATCATGCAGTCTCGGGCGACAGCGAGGGTGCTCAAACACCGATTAGGGCCAGCCGAACTATCGCCGCGACAGGCACCGCGgaagctggtgctgcttcAACTGAGACCAGACGTCCTTGGTctggcagctcgagcacttCTCTTGGAGCGCCACTCTTCCAAACTCCTCAGTCCACAGCCACCCCTTCCCGAACACGCGCTTCGCACAATCCTACTCCCTCATTCTCACACCATCGCAGCGACTCGTCTGCTCGCTCTGGCGATGCTCCGCCTCCAAGTATTTCAACACCATGGACGAGCGTTCGATCACACTCCGTCACAGTTCGGCCAGGGGAAATGATTCGCATCTCTGCGCTTTCTGGTACTGCGGCCCCTCCTATGGTTGGTGGTGCGCCTGGTTCACCAGGAAAACGATCTGGACGCAAGCTCAGCTATCACCCAGTGTTACAGGACGAAAAGTACTTTGAGTACTACAACACTTGGCCCGAGTTTCTTCACTGGCTGAGGTGGGATGATCGTATGCAGGAGCTTTCTGGCACGGTCCCTCCTAAATTTGGACCGACTCCGCTTAGTCTGAAGTTGGCAATTCTAGCAAGGCCATCTGGCGGAGCGCCTCCAAGTCCTAGTCCCAACTCTAGCCCAACCAAATTTGGAACGCGAACGAGCTACGGTCATGCCAGAACTGGCTCGAATGCATCCAATGCTTCGAGCATGGTTGGCGTGGCAGGAAGCGAGTATGAGGTAGCAGCGATTGTCCTGCTCAACATCCAGAAGCTTGCTCCCTCGACTCCAGGAAAGGCGAAGATCTTGTAG
- a CDS encoding putative TRAPP complex core subunit BET3, with product MSTKQYKQAGEDVWKNRTEKINAELFTLTYGALVIQLIKDYEDYAEVNKQLEKMGYNIGTRLIEDFLARTNLSKCTDFREVGEVVSKVGFKMFLNITPTVIHHQQEDAEFSLILDDNPLAEFVELPRDARSGGLWFSNVLTGVLRGALEMVQMQTECFFVSDTLRGDETTELRVRLIKHLDEEAPIADD from the exons ATGTCAACCAAACAGTATAAGCAAGCGGGCGAAGACGTTTGGAAGAACAGAACAGAGAAGATA AATGCGGAGCTGTTCACACTCACCTACGGAGCGCTAGTCATTCAGCTGATCAAAGATTACGAGGATTATGCAGAGGTCAACAAGCAGTTGGAGAAAAT GGGCTATAACATTGGCACAAGATTGATAGAGGATTTCCTGGCAAGAACAAACCTTTCAAAGTGCACCGACTTTCGCGAAGTCGGCGAGGTGGTTAGCAAGGTCGGCTTCAAGATGTTTCTCAACATCACACCTACGGTCATTCACCATCAGCAAGAGGATGC CGAATTTAGCTTGATACTGGATGATAACCCGCTGGCCGAATTTGTCGAACTTCCCCGAGACGCAAGATCAGGTGGATTATGGTTCAGTAATGTCTTGACTGGTGTATTGCGAGGAGCACTCGAGATggtgcagatgcagacAGAATGTTTCTTTGTGTCGGACACGCTGCGGGGCGATGAGACCACAGAACTTCGAGTTCGATTGAtcaagcatctcgatgAAGAAGCTCCCATCGCTGACGACTGA